Within the Arachis duranensis cultivar V14167 chromosome 10, aradu.V14167.gnm2.J7QH, whole genome shotgun sequence genome, the region AATGGCCGAATTGATGATAACTTGGTTGAGGCTTTGGAGGAACCGCCGCCACGAAGGGGCCGAGGCCGGCCGAAGAAGAAAGTGATAGCAGAACCAAAGCAATCATGTCCTTCTAcaagtaaaaaaatgaaaagagccATCAAAACTAAAGACATGGATAAAAGCCCCAATACACAAAACTTGAAGCAGCATGTCAAGGTCAAGATTGAAGAAGATAGTCAATCTGAAGAGACAGCAGATATTAAGCAGCCAATAGTTCAATGTGCCAGGCCAGATATAGATGGTCTGTTTCATGATCTCATCATTCTTTCATTTTTCGGATTCTACTGATTTTgtttaactttttatattttctttgtgGCTAAAATGCATAAATACCTTAGTTATTAGAGAAGCAAGGAAGTTCAAGTCGAAAAATCCTTCTTTCGTGATAAAGATTAGGCAAAAGCACCAAGCAGGATCACCAGCAGTAAGTTGATTCATTTATCTCTGTGCAAACTTTGTATGTCATACAAAATTGAGACTGTTGTGAACCATGATGATGAAATATTCTGATATGATTGCAGAGTCTTCCAGTTTGCTTCTTCAGAATGTACTTCGAGAACACGAAGCAGTCTGCAACTCTACATGTTGGAAAGAAGCAGTGGCATGCAACATTGATCTATTATCCATATAAGAAGAGTGCCATTATCTCTAATTGGCGCTTGTTCgttaaagaaaataacataaaagccGGAGATGTTTGCATCTTTGAGCTCATTAACAGACAAGATCCAGAGCTTAAGGTTCATATTCGTCGAAGCCATGATTAGCGAATGACAATGCTTGTGTTGCAGATCAATGGTGTATGTTCAGGGATCATGAGTTTTCATCACACCTAAATGGTTGCATTGAAGTGATATCTCCTTACTACCATAACTAGAAATGTATCAGTGATCAATGCAGAAACAACAAATATAGAATTAGAGACTGTTGGTAGTATAAGATGTTATTTGGACAAAGTACCTGATCAAAAGTTATCCAACTACTTATTTTCAAAGCAATTATGGTTTGAATCCTATTTCACTCATTCTCCCTCATTTATCATACTTATTGCTTTTTAGAAAGTTACTAATTATTTGCAGAGTTGCAGTAATTGATAAAAGTTCATTTACATTTTGATAGTGTTTGTTAATAACATATacattttgtgtgttttttttcaTACAAAGATCACAAATCGAAAAGTTGgatttgtaaattttaattttttttaaatgtttaaaatGCAGAACCCATCTTTGGATTTTGTGACCTTTAAAAAACTTATCCTctaatttgtgaattttttttttaatttttaaatcaacaaATCGAATCCTCCTATTTGTAATTATCTctgtattaaattaaaatacatcaCTTTTTCATAACTGAGAACAATACAACAATaatttctatataaaaaaaattagccacaaAAAGATTATTACATATTTgtgagaaaaaataatttacttagtatatagatatactaattaatattcaacctgattatttaataattttgtttagtgATTTCTAATTTAAGATAGATAATACatatttaattgataatttttaaaggaaaaaacatatattttaacaaatattattatttaaatttaaattatctttttttacaaAGCAATTACCTAAAATGCTTCACaactttcatataaaaaaattacaaatttaataaatatcaatgtttatatataaaagtatattaattaaaatcgaaaaatagcaataaaatctttttaaaaattttaagataatttCTTACTACACGCTatttaatcttttcaaaatatagaATACATCGAGTGATTTTTTGTATAATATTCTTAAGaggttaaaaattataaatgcccctttttataacaaaaaatcatgaaatttaaTATCCCACactaattttatgttatttcaCAAATTACTATAACCAATccattttatatgtataaaatacCAATATTGATATTTGATACAAAATGAATGAGACCTCAAATAGAAAAGCACTTGAAATCATTATAATTGCATTTCATTGACCATACAAAGATAATTAAGGTATATTATCACTTCTActtccataacaaaaaaaattagtctaaaatctaatatttgtctattaattattttaatcattttaaattctaaaaatttattattcatgcaaacgttttttattaaattaaaatgtcaaaatttttaattattatagaaaaaaattattctaaaatttaaaatactacaAATCATCAAATTATGTTCACATATAAAACACTcaattgatttttctttaaaaaactCATTTGCCTATAAATTAGtaataaaatatatgattgactTTCTCTAACAATAActgaaatattttacataacatactaaaaataccagtagaaaaatatataatgatcaAAACCAAATTCTCATGGCCTCCACATTTAAAATGACACCAAAACAGAAAATTTATTCATTCAATAAAACCATGGCCTTCACATTTAACATGATTTATCAGCATCTCAACAGAAGTTATATGACTTATTGCTTAACTGAAATCAATTGAAAATGAAGTTATGAAAATAATCTTGGCTTTTGGTCTGTAAATACTTTCatggaaaaaaaaagtcaaagagttatcCTCAaccttctattatttttataggtcCAATAACAAATACAAAACTATAACCTGTCTTTGGTGAGCATAACATATATATCCTAAATTTCTAAGTTACCATTTCCTAGTTCATGCTTTTAGGGTAAAATTACTTTAATTGGAATGATTCAACTTCAAAGTAAtacaatgaaataataaaacTCAAAACACTTTAAAAGTAATAACAACAAAGAGCACAGAACGTCtccaaaaatccaaaataaataaatacacacTTCTATGAAGTAAGATAAGCAAAAAGCATTTATCTAAGACCCTTCATTAACAGTATGAGAAATATAGGAGATTATCCTACATGCTAAGAGACTGCCTGCTTTTCTATCATTAAAAAAGCAAGTTCTCATTTCTTAGAATTGATCCTCTTACTCATTTGCTAGAATTTTTGTctttgctgctgctgctgctaaaaagacataatattaatatatagagatttatataagtaaaaaaaaattgatgtcgAAAACCCTTAGAAAATGAGTATATTTATGTCTAAAATcccaaatttaatcaaatagaTATAACATCTTTCTAAGATGAACTATGAAATGCATTTTAAGGTTGAAAATaccacaaatttttttaatctcatGTCAAGTGTACTTTTGAGGGACCAAATTCTTAATCTGATCTTTAAGTAACTTAATAATCTTCTTATAACGAAAAGCACACAAAAAACAAATATAGAAATTTTGATGGTCCATTAAACTTGAAAGCTTTTCAAAAAATAGAATCACCAAGACAAAATTGTTAGTAAAAAATTTCATCACAAAATAGTAACAATTCATAATAGTAGAAAATTTGAATCCTGcatcaaattgattcaaaaacagcattaatatcataattaaaaaagaaaaaaaaaacagaatagGTGAAAAACAGAGGAATAAATCCATCAACGAAGAAAGCATCATTTTCTTGGGTAAGTCCTTGATATCTTACCTAATATTTAcctctaatattttataaaattcagtaaagcatattttattataatgagCACAAATTTTACAAACTGCCTCTTCCTTTGGAATATTAGTCATAGTCATAGCATTCTCAATGGCTAAAAAGAGAAGAACAAAAGTGAGGATGCATTAGGAGTTTAAAACATCAAACAAAGCTAAAATTAAAcacttattttttatcttctcttTCTCGAGAACTAAAAATCCAAGAAATGTATCTGAAAAATTATCCAACCACCCAAGAAAATGGATTtgcaaatttaataaaaaatccaaaaaatgtATCAATAGCCTGAAATTGCCGCATATAGACAATAGAACAACTCAATGCACAAATGTTATCATGAAACAACAGAGCAATTAAAATGATAAGGAATATGTAAGCTTcccaataagaaaaaaataaaccaaTAAGTATTAATAAAATCTGCAGTAAAAGATATCATCGATCAAAGATGAAAGCATGGAATTTGAAAAAGCAAAATTCATAATTAGcctaagataaagataaaaagaaagatGAATTACCATGTGAATTGGAGTTTCACGTCCTACTTCAATAGTAAAAATCATTGCAATGGGAATATCTATTTTAATAGGTCATAAATCAAATCTCTATATGTCAATGATAGATTAGATGACTAAAAATTACATGAAATACCTTGTATGGACAGGCCTTTGACAGAGCAAAAAAATGCAACAAACATAATAGAACATGACTTAATTCGCATTTCCTACAAAatgcaaaaatatttcttactaTAAAGATATAAAGAGGATGGTGCCTAGTAACCACAGCTTCTTAAAaggaattttatatttacatgtaacagcatatatatacatatttgaATTAACTTTTCAACACAAAGACAAACCTCAATCAGCTCCGCAAAAATACTAAATGTCAGTGACATTTGGCATTTTTATCATAGAATCTGCTAGAGAAAAGAAATTTGTGATATAAACATTTCTATCAATATCAAACACCAAACCTATAAACTGAAATAAGTATAGATCAAATAAGGCAATGATCAGAGACCAAAATTCCAATAAGAAATTATGCTTCAACATAGTTACTTGGCTACCACCTAGTAACAGAAATTTTCAgcttcaattatattttttaaacaaagtaaaataaatagaaaataaaacacaaaacaatgAATATCAGCAAAATGAAACAAATGATTAATTATGTCATCCTGAAAACAAACCAAAAGCAATAGCGAAAAGCTAAATTAGAATAGCAATACCATTTCAAGCAAAAATTAAGACATTGACTAAATAAAAGATCTATAACATAATCTAGACATAAAGcaagatgaaaaaaaatataaaggaaaaaaaattttcaaagaacaaTTGCAGcacaaatattatttaattaattccaaAACTAAAAAGTAAAACCAGCAAATAATATGAATTAAGAGGAATATTCCAACTCATAAAAGTGGCAGTCAAATGACAATGACATACTTCTGTgttatgataaaattataataacgaATGGATTCAACATTTAATTTCTTAGTAATAACCTCATCCAACGTTGATATCGGAAGTCATTTCTTTACTTTGTAATCACTTA harbors:
- the LOC107472032 gene encoding B3 domain-containing transcription factor VRN1: MASSSFQKNKHPLFTVIRFFKIILRKSLDDGYLKIPTKFSRKHGNNMPNPVYLKPPDGTQWKIDWTNDGDEILFQKGWKEFATFYTLDNGHLLWFKYNGTSNIKVNIFDMSGLEIEYTSNGRIDDNLVEALEEPPPRRGRGRPKKKVIAEPKQSCPSTSKKMKRAIKTKDMDKSPNTQNLKQHVKVKIEEDSQSEETADIKQPIVQCARPDIDVIREARKFKSKNPSFVIKIRQKHQAGSPASLPVCFFRMYFENTKQSATLHVGKKQWHATLIYYPYKKSAIISNWRLFVKENNIKAGDVCIFELINRQDPELKVHIRRSHD